One stretch of Xiphophorus hellerii strain 12219 chromosome 21, Xiphophorus_hellerii-4.1, whole genome shotgun sequence DNA includes these proteins:
- the rdh12l gene encoding retinol dehydrogenase 12, like, with the protein MQALRNLFGAPWSSDVRLDGQTAVITGANTGIGKETAIDLAKRGARVILACRDMEKAQTALTEIIKSSGNDNVICMKLDLSDTKSIREFATNVQQNELKLNLLINNAGVMVCPYGKTADGFEMQIGVNHFGHFLLTYLLMDLIKSSAPARIVNVSSMAHSWGSINLEDINSEKSYNKSKAYSQSKLANVLFTRSLAKRLEGTGVTTYSLHPGVVQTDLWRHLSAPERFFMKIAKPFTKDSAEGAQTTIYCAVEPSLEKESGGYYSGCAAANCSAAGKDDELAQKLWELSCKMLSLSWD; encoded by the exons ATGCAAGCTCTAAG AAACCTCTTCGGGGCTCCCTGGTCCTCTGACGTCAGGCTCGATGGCCAAACCGCGGTGATCACAGGCGCAAACACCGGGATAGGCAAAGAGACTGCCATCGATCTGGCTAAAAGAG GAGCCAGAGTGATCTTGGCGTGTCGGGACATGGAGAAAGCCCAGACGGCGTTGACGGAAATCATCAAAAGCTCCGGCAACGACAATGTCATCTGCATGAAACTGGATTTATCAGACACAAAATCGATCAGAGAGTTTGCAACAAACGTCCAGCAAA ATGAGCTGAAGCTCAACCTCCTCATCAACAATGCAGGTGTGATGGTTTGTCCGTATGGGAAGACAGCCGATGGCTTTGAGATGCAGATTGGAGTCAATCACTTTG gtCACTTCCTGCTGACTTACTTGTTGATGGACCTGATTAAAAGTTCGGCCCCGGCCAGAATCGTAAACGTGTCCTCCATGGCTCATTCCTGGGGCTCCATCAACCTGGAGGACATCAACAGCGAGAAAAGCTACAACAAGAGCAAAGCTTACTCTCAGAGCAAGCTCGCTAACGTGCTCTTCACCCGCTCACTGGCCAAAAGACTGGAAG GCACCGGAGTGACCACATACTCCCTCCACCCTGGCGTCGTTCAGACGGACCTGTGGCGCCACCTGAGCGCCCCCGAGAGGTTCTTCATGAAGATTGCCAAACCTTTCACCAAAGACTCAGCGGAGGGAGCTCAGACCACGATCTACTGCGCCGTGGAGCCATCTTTAGAAAAGGAGAGCGGTGGATATTACAG TGGCTGCGCTGCTGCCAACTGCTCTGCTGCTGGGAAAGACGACGAGTTGGCACAGAAGCTGTGGGAGCTGAGCTGCAAGATGCTATCCTTGTCATGGGACTAA
- the LOC116711382 gene encoding phthiocerol synthesis polyketide synthase type I PpsD-like: protein MEEAEDGVAVVGIGCNFPGGEGLDNFWKVLVEGRNCSVLIPRERFDVGSWFDPDDTKPGKTRTARAALIDGFNEFDHKFFGISDSEVEQMDPQQKQLLHCVYRALENAGVPMERASGTRTGVFIGIMNRDYEINAAHVHPTVINHWTGTGLAMSIAANRVSYIFNFTGPSFSIDCACSSSLVALHLACQAIKQGDCEMAVCGGVNCIIDPRVFVALSKAKMISPEGTSKPFSSRADGYGRGEGCGVVLLKPLKKALQDHDHIWGIISKTAVNQDGHSVSPITKPSTTQQEELLRRTYSDTDIANVQYIEAHGTGTPVGDPTEAGSISNVIAKARTSGSGTLLIGSVKSNIGHTESAAGVAGLIKVLLMMKHETIVPSVFYSDETSSVDTKALNIKIPMNIEKWESTTARVAGVNNFGFGGTNAHAIVKQHMQTNLKKHSSEKQVKYFVLSANSLKSLTMMIEDTIKQLEDNITVELGSVLYTSACRRSHQKHKYRKAIAVSSVGDLKEKLIASVGKNISVALSNPRLVFVFCGNGVTYHGMCTQLLKNQPVFREKIKEITQIFQRMSSLNILNTLESEFERSDTKNPDVVQPLLFAIQVGIATLLKHWGVKPDAVLGHSVGEVAAAHCSGLLSLEDAVKVIFFRSTLQRKVAGGKMLVVSNMAVSDVALILPKYSGRLGIAAFNSPQSCTLSGEADAIESFLKELSNSSKYQNLFLRVLDVPAAYHCHMMDPILQEIRDTLGTLHKNELDTELFSTVTGREAENRDFSTGEYWARNIREPVAFEQALRSAAKGKKGVVFVEIGPRRALQRNIMETLGNNVAVVASVEPKKDYESVISVVSKLFELGIQVDWTVFYKGYETTPLVFPKYQFDCSNRDVIIGAAQNNKASFHSVLCQTGSESNIFSCNLTSDSTFYLKEHRHNNIPIIPGAFYAELGLASVMATTKPKVPLSSLHLSVKFHSPFILTQNSAEMKVQIEPKGKETGFKVFSSSTVYASGTVVSKGERQIEEQTISISLISKRCTSVVSFQEFYGHLSQGGFQYGDVFQNKANVHYGEDLKEAFAAVSVPEELRPHLHDYCIHPVVLDYLMQLLPVTVEHIFTGRPGFPAKIGSLAVFEPLQNEMIIYLRATDVGVDHFEVCGCFADKEGRVLVEVKHVIFQYLGSRCHVVEEYFYHNDFSIIPESSTSSKPPKALVFSDHLGISKALQPHLDQESRFVSFTHAKDILSNGFPSLLSKLSIANIKKNFDEVLFLWGKEDLTSQSPDAVLHNLASCCEIFRQIVQELKRIQFPKAIRAVTYRSSDITVDHISPGFALAGMVRSFAAEIPDLSFQLIDIGSIFTEDIKALSEVLRSHPCEKYPELVIKDGLILKPSIVRTPLEVTDHTESSYTSTTSKPCNFQTADAHTVSQLNAIPRDEETDPINGTSVEIRPSKICVHSSDYFPVSASHLNFGQTLYWNKHSSQKHELIALDFSGTVTAVGKNVRKLKVGDHVASCYPVVAASKVHVPEDICYSIKRFPHFQETPCVSYFVLAWEMLHRVLPKRKQNLGIICPNPDSALVKVFVLTSHKSGWNVILSTQCNGSFVDLNQLDAFVILPPFDESLIVKICDFPVARYVVVLCESRMQTLLVQDLCQNIKGSVHVQTVQIQTVLQKGYLRAHTSHIYHWLKSLNVSRKFIIENFTFQNVKSKGNDVKPQILSSYFSSKKLAVIALEKDDKTTLSEIQLLPVKKQLFRKRAVYLVTGGLSGLGFETVKFISQRGGEYIVIFSRSKPTAEVQQEILNIQQQYGNSITSMVCDISVSECVQKVILEIQQKFKGFPIKGVFHSAVVLHDGLIETLNRALYEKVFKPKVNGVLNLHHATKHCHLDYFVCFSSISAFLGNASQTNYAAANSFLDLFCHFRRKLGLPGQSISWGPLNLGLLLNKEHFHRFLEAKGMMLLDVVEVHKSLEQCLILNRPQQAVCRFHFRIIRYNILSQNKALSLRLSVLVNEAFQNFKEEESKTEQSDSVSPKEYVFSLLSETIGIDQSELSYDSPLTSLGMDSMQAMTLQNMMFQERGVNVPLVKLLDPNATISTVVTILSEANVNEKSPLDEDKNDVDVLTRL, encoded by the exons ATGGAAGAAGCAGAGGATGGAGTTGCTGTGGTGGGAATCGGCTGCAACTTTCCAGGAG GAGAAGGTCTTGATAATTTCTGGAAGGTTCTGGTGGAGGGGAGGAACTGTTCTGTTTTAATCCCCAGAGAGAGGTTCGACGTTGGCAGCTGGTTTGACCCAGATGACACCAAACCGGGGAAAACCCGCACAGCCAGGGCCGCGCTCATTGACGG gttcAATGAATTTGACCACAAGTTTTTTGGCATCAGTGACAGTGAAGTGGAGCAAATGGATCCTCAGCAGAAACAGCTCCTTCATTGTGTCTACAGAGCTCTGGAAAACGCTGGAGTTCCCATGGAGAGAGCCAGTGGGACCAGGACAGGCGTGTTTATTG GAATAATGAACAGAGACTACGAAATTAATGCTGCACACGTGCACCCAACTGTGATCAACCATTGGACCGGAACCGGACTCGCCATGAGCATCGCAGCCAACAGAGTCTCCTACATCTTTAACTTCACTGGACCGTCATTCTCCATAGACTGCGCCTGCTCTTCTTCACTTGTGGCTCTTCATCTCGCCTGCCAGGCCATTAAACAAG GCGATTGTGAAATGGCTGTTTGTGGAGGCGTTAACTGCATCATTGACCCAAGAGTGTTTGTGGCGCTCAGCAAGGCCAAGATGATTTCACCTGAAGGGACGAGCAAGCCGTTCTCCAGCAGAGCAGACGGTTATGGGAGAGGAGAAGGCTGTGGTGTGGTTCTCCTGAAGCCACTGAAAAAG GCTCTTCAAGACCATGACCACATCTGGGGAATCATCAGTAAAACCGCAGTCAACCAAGATGGACACTCTGTCAGTCCGATTACTAAACCCTCCACGACTCAACAAGAGGAACTGCTGCGCAGAACCTACTCAGACACTGACATTGCAAATGTCCAGTACATCGAGGCCCATGGGACTGGAACCCCAGTGGGAGACCCGACAGAGGCAGGAAGCATCTCCAACGTCATCGCCAAAGCCAGAACTTCCGGGTCAGGGACTCTGTTGATCGGCTCGGTGAAGAGCAACATTGGGCACACAGAGTCAGCAGCAGGAGTGGCCGGACTAATTAAAGTTCTTCTGATGATGAAGCATGAAACTATCGTCCCATCTGTTTTCTACTCTGATGAAACTTCCAGTGTTGATACCAAAGCCCTGAATATTAAAATTCCTATGAATATTGAGAAATGGGAATCTACCACAGCGAGGGTTGCAGGGGTGAACAACTTTGGTTTTGGAGGAACGAATGCACATGCCATCGTCAAACAGCACATGCagacaaacttaaaaaaacatagCAGTGAGAAGCAGGTGAAATACTTTGTCCTGTCAGCAAATTCACTGAAATCTCTGACTATGATGATAGAAGACACCATAAAACAGTTGGAGGATAATATCACCGTAGAACTTGGTTCTGTTTTGTACACATCAGCCTGCAGGAGAAGTCACCAAAAGCATAAATACAGAAAGGCCATTGCAGTTTCATCTGTAGGCGATCTTAAGGAGAAGCTCATAGCCAGTGTTGGCAAAAACATCAGCGTGGCTCTCTCAAATCCAAGATTAGTGTTTGTCTTCTGCGGAAATGGTGTCACTTACCATGGCATGTGCACGCAGCTGTTGAAAAACCAGCCTGTATTCAGagaaaaaatcaaagaaatcaCTCAGATTTTCCAAAGGATGAGCTCTCTAAACATCCTGAACACACTTGAGAGTGAGTTCGAAAGGAGTGACACCAAAAACCCAGATGTTGTCCAGCCTCTCCTCTTTGCCATTCAGGTTGGGATTGCCACCCTTCTCAAGCACTGGGGTGTCAAACCTGATGCTGTGCTCGGACATTCGGTTGGTGAAGTCGCTGCCGCTCACTGCTCCGGCCTCTTGTCTCTCGAAGACGCTGTGAAAGTCATATTCTTCCGCAGCACCCTTCAAAGGAAAGTTGCTGGTGGTAAAATGCTTGTGGTCAGTAACATGGCTGTATCAGATGTGGCTTTGATCCTCCCTAAATATTCTGGAAGACTTGGCATTGCAGCCTTCAACAGCCCACAGTCCTGCACTCTCTCAGGAGAAGCAGATGCAATTGAGAGCTTCCTAAAAGAGCTAAGCAACTCATCCAAATATCAGAATCTCTTCCTCCGTGTGCTCGATGTCCCTGCTGCTTACCACTGCCACATGATGGACCCAATTCTCCAGGAAATTAGGGACACCCTTGGCACCCTGCATAAGAATGAGCTTGACACTGAGCTGTTCTCAACAGTTACAGGAAGGGAAGCTGAGAACAGAGATTTCAGCACGGGTGAATACTGGGCAAGGAACATCCGTGAGCCCGTTGCTTTTGAGCAAGCTTTGAGGTCAGCAGCTAAAGGGAAGAAAGGTGTAGTGTTTGTAGAGATAGGGCCAAGAAGAGCACTGCAAAGAAACATTATGGAAACTCTTGGAAACAACGTAGCAGTTGTTGCCTCAGTGGAACCCAAGAAAGATTATGAATCAGTCATCTCCGTTGTTTCCAAGTTGTTCGAACTGGGCATTCAGGTAGATTGGACCGTCTTCTACAAAGGCTATGAGACAACACCACTGGTTTTCCCAAAGTACCAGTTTGACTGCTCCAATAGAGACGTGATCATTGGAGCTGCCCAAAACAATAAAGCAAGTTTTCATTCTGTTCTCTGTCAGACTGGAAGTGAAAGCAACATCTTCAGCTGTAATTTAACATCTGACTCAACCTTCTACTTGAAGGAGCACAGGCACAATAATATACCCATCATCCCCGGCGCCTTCTATGCGGAGTTGGGTCTAGCATCGGTCATGGCCACCACTAAACCAAAAGTGCCCCTGAGCTCGCTGCACCTCAGCGTCAAGTTTCACAGCCCATTTATTTTGACACAGAACTCTGCTGAAATGAAGGTCCAAATAGAgccaaaaggaaaagaaactggcttcaaagtgttttcttcttctacagtGTATGCTTCAGGCACGGTGGTTTCAAAGGGAGAGAGGCAGATTGAGGAACAAACCATTTCGATAAGTTTGATCTCCAAAAGATGCACCTCTGTTGTAAGTTTTCAGGAGTTTTATGGACATCTCTCTCAAGGCGGCTTCCAGTATGGTGATGTCTTCCAGAATAAAGCAAATGTGCACTATGGTGAGGATCTAAAGGAGGCCTTTGCAGCTGTTTCAGTTCCAGAAGAGCTCCGACCACATTTGCATGACTATTGCATTCATCCTGTTGTGTTGGATTACTTAATGCAACTTCTCCCTGTCACCGTTGAGCATATATTTACAGGCAGACCGGGGTTTCCTGCCAAAATAGGGAGCCTTGCTGTTTTTGAACCCTTGCAGAATGAGATGATTATCTACCTGAGAGCAACTGATGTGGGTGTAGATCACTTTGAGGTTTGTGGCTGCTTTGCAGATAAGGAAGGCAGAGTGTTGGTTGAGGTGAAGCATGTGATATTCCAGTACCTTGGCAGTCGTTGTCATGTGGTTGAAGAGTACTTCTACCATAATGACTTCAGTATCATCCCTGAAAGCTCCACTTCTTCAAAGCCTCCAAAGGCTTTGGTGTTCTCTGATCATTTAGGTATCTCAAAAGCTCTACAACCACATTTAGACCAAGAATCTAGATTTGTTTCCTTCACACATGCAAAGGATATTTTAAGCAATGGATTCCCGTCTCTTCTTTCAAAACTCAGCATTGCGAATATTAAGAAAAACTTTGATGAAGTGTTATTTTTGTGGGGCAAAGAAGATCTTACATCCCAATCACCTGATGCTGTCTTGCATAATCTTGCAAGTTGCTGTGAGATTTTCCGGCAAATTGTCCAGGAGCTGAAGAGGATTCAGTTCCCCAAAGCCATCAGAGCAGTGACCTATCGCTCATCTGACATCACCGTGGATCACATAAGTCCAGGTTTTGCTCTGGCTGGAATGGTCAGGTCTTTTGCAGCAGAGATTCCTGATCTTTCGTTTCAACTGATTGACATAGGCTCCATTTTTACTGAGGACATTAAAGCTCTCTCTGAGGTCCTGAGATCACATCCTTGTGAAAAGTACCCAGAATTGGTCATAAAAGATGGGCTGATCTTAAAACCGTCAATTGTCCGAACCCCACTGGAAGTCACTGACCATACAGAAAGTAGTTACACCTCCACAACTTCTAAACCTTGCAACTTTCAGACGGCTGACGCACATACGGTGAGTCAACTGAATGCCATTCCTCGAGACGAGGAAACAGATCCAATCAATGGCACATCAGTTGAAATTCGACCAAGTAAAATATGCGTTCATTCATCTGATTACTTTCCAGTCAGTGCCTCACATCTAAACTTTGGTCAGACACTCTACTGGAACAAGCACTCATCTCAGAAGCATGAGTTAATCGCGCTTGACTTTAGTGGTACTGTCACTGCAGTcggaaaaaatgtcagaaaactcAAAGTTGGGGACCACGTTGCCTCTTGTTATCCAGTTGTGGCGGCTAGTAAGGTTCATGTGCCAGAGGACATATGCTACAGCATCAAGAGGTTCCCACATTTTCAAGAAACACCTTGTGTttcctactttgtgttggcttGGGAGATGCTTCATCGAGTCTTGCCTAAACGCAAACAGAATTTGGGGATCATTTGCCCCAACCCTGATTCAGCTCTTGTGAAAGTCTTTGTACTTACTTCTCATAAATCTGGTTGGAATGTGATTTTAAGCACACAGTGTAATGGATCTTTTGTAGATCTCAATCAGTTGGATGCATTTGTCATCCTGCCACCATTTGATGAGTCTCTCATTGTGAAAATTTGCGATTTCCCAGTGGCTCGGTATGTCGTAGTACTCTGTGAATCTCGAATGCAAACCCTGCTTGTTCAGGACCTGTGCCAAAACATAAAGGGAAGTGTTCATGTGCAAACAGTTCAGATACAAACTGTTTTGCAGAAGGGTTATCTGAGAGCACACACGTCTCACATTTATCACTGGCTGAAGTCGCTGAACGTCAGCAGGAAGTTTATTATCGAAAACTTCACTTTTCAGAATGTGAAATCTAAAGGTAATGATGTAAAACCACAGATATTATCATCATACTTCAGTTCAAAGAAACTGGCTGTGATTGCTTTGGAAAAAGATGACAAGACCACACTGTCTGAGATTCAGCTACTGCCAGTAAAAAAGCAGTTGTTCAGAAAGAGAGCGGTGTACCTTGTGACAGGCGGTCTCTCTGGTCTGGGCTTTGAAACAGTAAAGTTTATCTCACAAAGAGGAGGGGAATACATCGTAATTTTCTCCAGGAGCAAGCCCACAGCAGAGGTGCAGCAAGAAATACTCAATATTCAGCAGCAATATGGAAACAGCATCACCAGCATGGTGTGCGACATTTCCGTCTCTGAGTGTGTGCAGAAGGTCATCCTTGAAATCCAACAGAAGTTTAAGGGTTTCCCAATCAAAGGGGTGTTTCACAGTGCGGTTGTCCTGCATGACGGTCTGATTGAAACCCTTAACAGAGCCCTTTATGAGAAGGTTTTTAAACCCAAAGTTAATGGGGTGTTAAATTTACACCATGCTACAAAGCACTGCCATCTGGActactttgtgtgtttctcctCCATCTCAGCGTTCCTTGGAAATGCATCCCAAACAAACTACGCAGCAGCCAACTCTTTTCTTGACTTGTTCTGCCACTTCAGGCGCAAACTCGGGCTGCCTGGGCAGTCCATCAGCTGGGGGCCTCTGAACCTCGGTCTGCTCCTAAACAAGGAACACTTCCACCGCTTTCTGGAAGCAAAGGGGATGATGCTGTTGGATGTTGTAGAAGTCCATAAAAGCCTGGAGCAATGCCTCATCCTGAATCGACCCCAGCAGGCTGTCTGCAGGTTTCACTTCAGGATCATCAGATACAACATTCTCTCTCAAAATAAAGCCTTGAGCTTACGTCTTTCTGTATTAGTCAATGAGGCTTTCCAAAACTTCAAAGAGGAAGAATCTAAAACCGAACAAAGTGACTCTGTCTCACCAAAAGAAtatgttttctctctgctcAGCGAGACAATAGGCATTGATCAGAGTGAGCTGAGTTATGACTCCCCTCTGACATCCTTAGGCATGGACTCCATGCAGGCGATGACTTTGCAAAATATGATGTTTCAGGAGAGAGGAGTCAATGTGCCTCTGGTGAAGTTGTTGGATCCCAACGCCACAATATCGACAGTGGTAACCATACTGAGTGAAGCAAATGTCAACGAAAAGTCTCCCCTAGATGAAGACAAGAATGACGTTGATGTTTTAACAagattataa